CGCAAGCGTGCCAGATCGAAAGCGCGAGCGTGCATGCGTGGCGCGGCGGCAAGCCGGCGACAGCTGCGGGGGCATCGATTGGCGCGCCATCGGCGTTCGATCCCGACGATCCCCTCGTGCGAGAAGCGCTCGAAACGCGCACGCTGGTACATGTCGAATCGAAAGCGAATCAGGACATGTCGCTGAGCCGCTACGTCGCCGTCGTGCCGCTGATCGATGCACAGAAGAATCCTGTCGGCGTGCTTGCCGTCGAGCGCTTGCCGTTTCTCGCGCTCACGCGCGACAACCTGCAGTTCCTGCTTGTTCTCTGCAACTTTTACGCGGACGGCGTGCAGCACGCCGTCATCACGCGCGACACGCTCACGGCCTTCCCCACGTGCCCGCACACCTTCGCGCTCGATTATGCGCGGCTCGTGCATCTGAAGCGCGACACGCAGGTGCAGTCGTCGATCGTCGCGCTCGTGTTTCATAACGACGAACGCAGCACGACGCTGTACGAACATGTGCTGCGCACCCGCCGCGCGCTCGATGTGCAGTGGCCGTTGCGCGACGAACGGCATCGCGTGGTGCTCACGCTGATGCCGCTTTCCGGCGACAGTGCCGTCGACGGCTACCTGCTGCGGATCGAAGAGAATCTGCGCGCGCAATATGGCGTCGACTTCGAAGCGGCGCGCGTCGCCGTGCATTCGATGGCCGTGTCCGCCGACGAACCCATCGCCGCCCTGCGGCGCCTGCTGGAGCGCTGCGATGTCCGCTTCTGACGGCGTCACGACCGATCGAAGCCGCCCTGCGGGCGCGCGCGTCACGTTCGCTGGCGTGCTGCTCGTCGCGCTCGGGCTTGCGTTGCAGATCGCCGTCTTCATGATCGCGACACGCAGCACGTCCGACACGTCCGCCGAATGGCTCGGCGGTCTCGTCAACACAGACGTTTCGACGCTGCAGGCCGCCGCGCATCTGAACACGCAGACGCTGTTGCTATGCCTGCTCGTGCAGGCCTGCGCCGCGCTCGCGACGTCGCTCGGCCTCGCGGAGATGATGCCCGCGCGCTATCGGCTGCCGCGCCTGGGACTGCTCGCGTCGCTGTGGTTTCTGAACTTCGCGGTACCTGTCGGCGGGATGCTTTGCTCGATCGGCGCGCTCGCGATTGCCGCCGCGTTGCCACGGCCACGCGCGCAGTTGCCCGTCGTACTCGTCGAGGAACCCGAGTTCGCCACGAATCTGATCGGCACGGTCTCGTATGGGCGCGGCGCGCGCCTGAAGGCGGAATTGCAGAACGCGGACGCGGGCACGTCGTTTCGCATGACCGCCCTGCTCGCGATGCAGACGATGCCCGCGCGCACCGTCTCGCCGCTGCTGCAAGGCATGCTCGCCGATCCGCTCGACGATATCCGCCTGCTCGCGTACGGCATTCTCGACAACCGCGAGAAAACGCTCACGCAGCAAATACTCGTCGAACGTCCGAAGCTCGATGTGAAGCTGCATCCCGAATTGAGCGATGCGGAGCGCGCCCACGCGAACCGGACGCTCGCGCAACTGTATAGCGAGCTGATTTACGAAAATCTCGTGACGGGCGACGTGTACCGCAATGCCGCCGATCAGGCCGACGGCTTTGCGGCCTCCGCGCTCGAACACGATCCGAACGACGCGGCACTGTGGCGTCTGCGCGGCCGTCTTGCCATCGCGCGACGCGATCTCGACGGCGCGGACACGATGCTGCAACGTGCGATTGATTGCGGCTTTCCGCGCGAGCGCATGTTGCCCTGGCTCGCCGAAACGGCTTACCTGCGCCGCGATTTCGCGCGCGTGCGCAAGCTGCTGGCCGAGATGGACAACCGCGCCGCGACGCCGACGCTGGCCGCCGTTCTCGATTTCTGGAAGCCACGCGGCCCGGGCGCCGCGCAGCCCCGCTCCATCTGAGGCCACCCTCATGTTCTCATCTAAAACGCCGTCACTGCCGCACGCGGATTCCGCCGATATTGCCCTGCTGCTCGAAGGCACGTTCCCTTATGTGAGCGGCGGCGTGTCGAGCTGGGTCAATCAGGTGATCCGCGCGTTTCCTGAGTATTCGTTCGCGCTGTGCTTTCTCGGCAGCCGTCCGCAGGACTATCCGAAGATGCAGTACGCGCTGCCCGACAACGTCGTGCATCTGGAGAACCACTATCTGTACAACTTCGCGCCGCCGCCGCTGGTACACAAACAGCGC
The Paraburkholderia terrae genome window above contains:
- a CDS encoding PelD GGDEF domain-containing protein — encoded protein: MNTQANEHSAPPGRRRRREAQSVGAGSWWARVIAPPRGSARRRTIATLETIVATLIAIAICWAFDHADPLLVQSGFGWIWIVPLVIALRYGSIAGVFSGLILLASWYVLYPGYSGASAPVSLARALIETPHTRLFPVSFFLGGFVVTMLCGQFGDIWITRLRQGRIANDYLAERLSILTRNQFMLRISHERLEQDLLGRPATLRDSLARLRTVILNQEPTEAQQGVVDLRGAQPFLEAAAQACQIESASVHAWRGGKPATAAGASIGAPSAFDPDDPLVREALETRTLVHVESKANQDMSLSRYVAVVPLIDAQKNPVGVLAVERLPFLALTRDNLQFLLVLCNFYADGVQHAVITRDTLTAFPTCPHTFALDYARLVHLKRDTQVQSSIVALVFHNDERSTTLYEHVLRTRRALDVQWPLRDERHRVVLTLMPLSGDSAVDGYLLRIEENLRAQYGVDFEAARVAVHSMAVSADEPIAALRRLLERCDVRF